A stretch of the Streptomyces venezuelae genome encodes the following:
- a CDS encoding methylated-DNA--[protein]-cysteine S-methyltransferase, whose amino-acid sequence MNSKHHAVVDSPYGPLTLVATEGVLSGLYMTGQRHRPPEEAFGVRVDAAEEPFPEVARQLTAYFAGELTEFDLPVRLEGTEFQRSVWAQLQRIPYGETWSYGELAGRLGKPNASRAVGLANGKNPVGIIVPCHRVIGASGSMTGYGGGVDRKERLLAFEAGERTLLDN is encoded by the coding sequence GTGAACAGCAAGCACCACGCAGTCGTCGACAGCCCCTACGGGCCGCTCACCCTGGTCGCCACCGAGGGCGTCCTCAGCGGCCTCTATATGACCGGGCAGCGGCACCGGCCGCCGGAGGAGGCCTTCGGTGTGCGGGTCGATGCCGCCGAGGAGCCCTTCCCCGAGGTGGCGCGGCAGCTGACGGCGTACTTCGCCGGGGAGTTGACCGAGTTCGACCTGCCGGTCCGCCTCGAGGGCACCGAGTTCCAGCGCAGCGTCTGGGCGCAGCTCCAGCGCATCCCGTACGGCGAGACCTGGTCGTACGGGGAACTGGCCGGCCGGCTCGGGAAGCCGAACGCCTCCCGGGCGGTAGGCCTGGCCAACGGGAAGAACCCGGTCGGGATCATCGTGCCCTGCCACCGGGTGATCGGGGCGTCGGGGAGCATGACCGGGTACGGCGGCGGGGTGGATCGGAAGGAGCGGCTGCTGGCCTTCGAGGCAGGCGAACGCACCCTCCTGGACAACTGA
- a CDS encoding NUDIX domain-containing protein — translation MTTTDDYAAYIASLPRVLAGAAALFRDAEGRVLLVEPNYREGWALPGGTIESDRGESPRTAARRESAEEIGLDLPLGRLLAVDWVLGTARPPLVAYVYDGGVLDGEQLGSIKLQEEELLSWKLVEPAELTAHLPGSLGRRIQEAYRVLESGEGTAELENGSPAPR, via the coding sequence GTGACCACCACAGACGACTACGCCGCCTACATCGCGAGCCTGCCCCGGGTGCTGGCCGGCGCCGCCGCGCTCTTCCGCGACGCCGAGGGGCGGGTCCTGCTCGTGGAACCCAACTACCGCGAGGGCTGGGCCCTTCCCGGCGGCACCATCGAATCCGACCGGGGTGAGTCCCCGCGCACCGCGGCCCGCCGCGAGAGCGCCGAGGAAATCGGCCTGGACCTCCCGCTCGGCCGTCTGCTCGCCGTCGACTGGGTGCTGGGCACCGCCCGTCCGCCGCTGGTCGCGTACGTCTACGACGGCGGCGTACTCGACGGGGAACAGCTCGGCTCCATCAAGCTCCAGGAGGAGGAACTCCTCTCCTGGAAGCTCGTCGAGCCCGCCGAACTCACCGCCCACCTCCCCGGATCGCTCGGCCGCCGCATCCAAGAGGCCTACCGGGTCCTGGAGTCGGGCGAGGGCACCGCGGAACTGGAGAACGGCAGCCCGGCACCCCGCTGA